A portion of the Hoylesella buccalis ATCC 35310 genome contains these proteins:
- a CDS encoding DHH family phosphoesterase: MNIDILAPEELELLRQLIDDAQHIIICGHKSPDGDALGSSLAWCDYLKNQCGKQPAVVMPDAYPDFLRWLPNSDRIVRYDKHQEEVKQLFQKADLVFCLDFGSTGRVDEMQPVLEASPAKRVMVDHHTNADMDTVFSVSRTDASSTSELIFRIIWQLGGFERMTCQGAVPLYCGMMTDTGGFTYNSSRPDIFFIISQLLTKGFDKDKIYRNVYNNYSQWAIRLRGYMMSQKLNVFEDFHASYFAISRNDMRNFHFVKGDAEGLVNVPLSIKGMKLSVSLREDDRKDNLVWVSLRSVDDFPCNEMAAEFFNGGGHVNASGGRLYCSLDEAEKVVRQAFIHYEDRLKRK, encoded by the coding sequence ATGAACATAGACATTTTAGCACCAGAAGAGTTGGAACTGTTGCGACAACTAATTGATGATGCTCAACATATTATTATCTGCGGACACAAATCGCCTGACGGTGACGCACTGGGCTCTTCGTTGGCTTGGTGCGATTATCTGAAAAACCAATGCGGCAAACAGCCCGCTGTCGTGATGCCGGATGCTTATCCCGATTTCTTGCGATGGTTGCCCAACAGCGACCGTATTGTACGCTATGACAAGCATCAGGAGGAAGTGAAACAACTATTCCAGAAGGCTGACTTGGTGTTTTGTCTCGACTTTGGCAGCACCGGGAGGGTAGACGAAATGCAGCCCGTATTAGAAGCAAGTCCTGCCAAAAGGGTGATGGTAGACCATCACACCAACGCCGACATGGATACGGTTTTCTCCGTATCTCGGACTGATGCCAGCAGCACCAGCGAACTGATCTTCCGCATAATATGGCAGTTGGGTGGCTTTGAACGGATGACGTGCCAGGGTGCCGTGCCCCTCTATTGTGGCATGATGACCGATACGGGCGGCTTTACCTACAATTCGTCCCGTCCAGACATCTTCTTCATCATCAGTCAGTTGCTGACAAAAGGATTTGATAAGGACAAGATTTACCGCAATGTTTACAACAATTATAGCCAGTGGGCCATACGGTTGCGAGGCTACATGATGTCGCAAAAACTAAATGTCTTCGAGGATTTTCATGCCTCTTATTTCGCCATCTCGCGCAATGACATGCGCAATTTCCATTTCGTGAAAGGCGATGCAGAGGGCTTGGTCAACGTTCCGCTCTCCATTAAGGGCATGAAGTTGTCCGTTTCATTGCGTGAGGACGACCGTAAGGATAACCTGGTGTGGGTGAGCCTGCGTTCGGTAGATGACTTTCCCTGCAATGAGATGGCGGCCGAATTCTTCAATGGGGGAGGACATGTCAATGCCAGTGGCGGTCGACTTTATTGCTCTTTGGACGAGGCTGAAAAAGTGGTAAGGCAGGCTTTCATACATTATGAGGATCGGTTAAAACGAAAATAG
- a CDS encoding nucleotidyltransferase: MKPTLLLLAAGMGSRYGGLKQLDGLGPNGETIMDYSIYDAIKAGFGKIVFVIRKDFEDEFREKVLSKYAGHIPAEVCFQAIDKLPEGFTVPEGREKPWGTNHAVMMAEDLINEPFCVINCDDFYNRDAFMVMGKFLANLPEGSKNNYAMVGFRVGNTLSENGTVARGICEKNEQGNLTTVVERTEIMRVNGAVCYKDEQGEWVAVDDNTPVSMNMWGFTPDYFKYSNAYFKEFLSDPKNMENLKAEFFIPLEVNKLIHEGTATVKVLDTTSKWFGVTYAADRQDTVDRIQSLIDQDVYPNQLF; the protein is encoded by the coding sequence ATGAAACCAACATTATTACTGCTTGCTGCCGGCATGGGTAGCCGTTATGGAGGATTGAAACAACTTGACGGTTTGGGACCTAATGGGGAAACCATCATGGACTATTCTATCTATGACGCCATTAAAGCAGGTTTTGGTAAAATTGTATTTGTCATCCGAAAAGACTTTGAAGACGAGTTCAGAGAGAAAGTGTTGTCTAAATATGCAGGACATATTCCTGCCGAAGTGTGTTTCCAGGCCATCGACAAACTGCCGGAAGGATTTACTGTTCCTGAAGGTAGAGAAAAGCCATGGGGTACCAATCATGCCGTGATGATGGCTGAAGATTTGATAAACGAACCGTTCTGTGTCATCAATTGTGACGACTTCTACAATCGGGACGCATTCATGGTGATGGGGAAGTTCTTGGCCAATCTTCCAGAAGGCTCGAAGAACAACTATGCCATGGTGGGCTTCCGCGTAGGCAATACGCTGTCGGAGAATGGAACCGTGGCTCGTGGTATTTGCGAAAAGAACGAGCAAGGCAACCTGACCACCGTTGTAGAACGTACAGAAATCATGCGCGTTAACGGAGCCGTATGTTACAAAGATGAGCAAGGCGAATGGGTGGCTGTAGACGACAATACGCCCGTATCGATGAATATGTGGGGCTTTACACCCGATTATTTTAAGTATAGCAATGCCTATTTCAAGGAGTTTCTCTCAGATCCGAAGAACATGGAGAACCTCAAGGCAGAGTTCTTCATTCCATTGGAGGTTAATAAGTTGATTCATGAGGGAACGGCTACCGTGAAGGTGCTTGACACTACCAGCAAGTGGTTTGGCGTTACTTATGCGGCAGACCGTCAAGATACCGTGGACAGGATTCAGTCGCTGATTGACCAAGACGTATATCCCAATCAGTTATTCTGA
- the clpB gene encoding ATP-dependent chaperone ClpB, whose protein sequence is MTFDKFTIKAQETVQGAVNLAQSAGQQTIEPIHLLLALLNKGKDVTTFIFQKLGVNPSQIEALAQSEIEHLPKVSGGQPYLSNDTNMVLQRTMDLSQRFGDQFVSLEPMLLALLTVNSSASRILKDAGCTEKDMTKAIDELRQGSKVQSQSGDENYQALDKYAKNLVQEARSGKLDPVIGRDEEIRRVLQILSRRTKNNPILIGEPGTGKTAIVEGLAGRIVRGDVPENLKNKQLYSLDMGALVAGAKYKGEFEERLKSVIKEVTHAEGEIILFIDEIHTLVGAGGGEGAMDAANILKPALARGELRAIGATTLNEYQKYFEKDKALERRFQTVMVDEPDELSAISILRGLKERYENHHKVRIQDDACIAAVTLSERYISNRFLPDKAIDLMDEAAAKLRMERDSVPEELDEITRKLKQLEIEREAIKRENDEVKIKQLDKDIAELHEEEQSFRAKWESEKNLVNKIQQDKQEMENLRFEADRAEREGNYERVAEIRYGKLKSLQDDIDNIKLQLKATQGGEAMVREEVTADDIAEVVSRWTGIPVTRMLQSEKDKLLHLESELHKRVIGQDEAITAVSDAVRRSRAGLHDPKRPIASFIFLGTTGVGKTELAKALAEYLFNDESMMTRIDMSEYQEKFSVSRLIGAPPGYVGYDEGGQLTEAVRRKPYSVILFDEIEKAHPDVFNILLQVLDDGRLTDNKGRTVNFKNTIIIMTSNLGSQYIQEQMAGIDAHNREDKLRETKHTVMEMLKKTIRPEFLNRIDETIMFLPLTRTEIDSVVKLQMNAVKKMLSEQGFTLEWTPNAIDFLGKVGYDPEFGARPVKRAIQRYVLNDLSKKLLAGEVMNDKPITIDADDHGLTFKN, encoded by the coding sequence ATGACATTCGATAAATTTACAATTAAAGCACAAGAAACCGTTCAAGGGGCTGTGAACCTGGCACAAAGCGCTGGGCAACAGACCATAGAACCCATTCACTTGTTGCTCGCCCTGCTGAACAAAGGGAAGGATGTAACGACGTTTATTTTTCAAAAGTTAGGCGTTAATCCTTCTCAGATAGAGGCATTGGCGCAGAGCGAGATTGAACATTTGCCCAAGGTATCGGGCGGACAACCCTACCTGAGCAATGACACCAACATGGTTTTGCAAAGGACTATGGATTTGTCCCAACGCTTTGGCGACCAGTTCGTGAGCCTCGAACCCATGTTGCTGGCTTTGCTCACGGTCAACTCTTCGGCCAGTCGTATCCTCAAGGATGCAGGCTGTACGGAAAAAGACATGACCAAAGCCATCGATGAGTTGCGACAAGGTTCGAAGGTACAGAGCCAGAGTGGCGACGAAAACTATCAGGCACTTGATAAGTATGCCAAGAACCTGGTGCAGGAAGCTCGTTCTGGAAAGTTGGATCCCGTTATCGGACGGGATGAGGAGATACGCCGCGTGCTCCAGATATTGAGCCGCCGCACCAAGAACAACCCTATATTAATAGGTGAGCCGGGTACGGGTAAGACCGCCATTGTGGAGGGCTTGGCCGGGCGTATCGTTCGAGGTGACGTGCCCGAGAACTTAAAAAACAAGCAGCTCTACTCGCTGGACATGGGCGCATTGGTGGCCGGAGCCAAGTACAAGGGCGAGTTTGAAGAACGTCTGAAAAGCGTCATCAAGGAAGTGACTCACGCCGAGGGCGAAATCATCCTCTTCATCGACGAGATTCATACCTTGGTGGGTGCAGGCGGCGGAGAAGGTGCCATGGATGCCGCCAACATTCTAAAGCCGGCTCTGGCGCGTGGCGAATTGCGGGCCATTGGTGCCACCACACTCAACGAATACCAGAAGTATTTCGAGAAAGACAAGGCACTGGAAAGGCGATTCCAAACGGTGATGGTCGACGAACCTGATGAGTTGAGTGCCATCTCCATCCTCCGCGGATTGAAAGAGCGGTACGAGAACCACCACAAAGTGAGGATTCAGGACGACGCATGTATTGCTGCCGTAACACTGTCGGAGCGATACATCAGCAACCGATTCTTGCCAGACAAGGCCATCGACCTGATGGACGAGGCCGCCGCAAAACTGCGAATGGAACGCGACTCGGTACCGGAGGAGTTGGATGAGATTACCCGTAAGCTCAAACAATTGGAGATTGAGCGCGAAGCCATCAAGCGAGAAAACGACGAGGTGAAGATCAAACAACTCGACAAAGACATCGCCGAACTGCACGAGGAGGAACAATCGTTCCGGGCTAAGTGGGAAAGCGAGAAGAACTTGGTGAACAAGATACAACAGGACAAGCAGGAGATGGAGAACCTGCGATTTGAAGCTGACCGCGCCGAACGTGAGGGCAACTACGAACGGGTGGCCGAGATAAGGTATGGTAAGCTGAAAAGTCTGCAAGACGACATCGACAACATCAAGCTACAACTGAAGGCCACACAGGGCGGAGAAGCCATGGTGCGCGAGGAGGTGACGGCTGATGACATCGCTGAAGTGGTGAGCCGATGGACCGGCATTCCCGTCACGCGTATGCTGCAAAGCGAGAAAGACAAGCTCTTGCATCTGGAAAGCGAGCTGCACAAACGGGTGATTGGCCAAGATGAGGCCATCACGGCCGTGAGCGACGCTGTGCGCCGCAGTCGGGCCGGATTGCATGATCCGAAACGCCCCATCGCCTCGTTCATCTTCTTAGGAACCACTGGCGTGGGCAAGACCGAGCTGGCCAAAGCACTGGCTGAATATCTTTTCAACGACGAAAGCATGATGACGCGTATCGACATGAGCGAGTATCAGGAAAAATTCAGCGTGTCACGGCTCATCGGCGCACCTCCCGGATACGTTGGATATGACGAGGGTGGACAGCTGACAGAGGCCGTCAGGCGCAAGCCTTACAGCGTCATCTTGTTCGACGAGATAGAGAAGGCGCATCCAGACGTGTTCAACATCCTGCTGCAAGTGCTGGACGATGGTAGACTGACCGACAACAAGGGACGCACGGTGAACTTCAAGAACACCATCATCATCATGACCTCTAACCTGGGCAGCCAATACATCCAAGAGCAAATGGCTGGCATCGACGCACACAACCGTGAGGACAAGTTGAGGGAAACTAAGCATACGGTCATGGAAATGCTCAAAAAGACCATCCGGCCGGAGTTTCTCAACCGTATCGACGAAACCATCATGTTCTTGCCACTGACCCGGACTGAGATCGACAGCGTGGTGAAATTGCAGATGAACGCCGTGAAGAAAATGCTGTCGGAACAAGGCTTTACCTTGGAATGGACACCCAATGCCATCGACTTCCTTGGCAAGGTGGGATATGATCCTGAGTTCGGTGCCCGCCCGGTTAAGCGCGCCATCCAACGCTACGTCTTGAACGACCTGTCCAAGAAGCTGCTGGCCGGCGAGGTGATGAACGATAAACCCATCACCATCGATGCCGATGACCATGGGCTGACATTCAAAAATTAA